From a region of the Ascochyta rabiei chromosome 22, complete sequence genome:
- a CDS encoding Zn finger-containing GTPase- Activating Protein for ARF, with protein MSKMWEVDPETRSKLLEIQKTNDNNKCVDCNAPSPQWASPKLGIFMCLSCSGVHRGLGVHISFIRSITMDAFKGAELARMAAGGNKPFQDFFNAHPSNTKDNRTFEASSIQERYDSEAGDEWKERLSCKVEDREFDKSNLPKRLPKKENASTGGPLSGHASAAGSRSQTPLGKTRSNDSGFQRSGSPAIGTNAMSSQKSKNEAYFSRMGAENANRRDDVAPNQGGKYAGFGSEPEAWKNNDEPGAPPEIADFQKDPVAALTKGFGWLGASVSKVGKTGYEGWVKPGMQKLAEADIASQAQKTAGLMGQTIQASAANAGTAFNRLVEGESSGTTRRGVEPAKKDFWDDFGAAPKGPSSDKRDFWDEFAGAGEARTDATTGLGQKPKPSGIGTSAMKKSSASGPAAGKKDDKWEDW; from the exons ATGAGCAAAATGTGGGAGGTAGACCCGGAGACGCGGAGCAAG TTGCTGGAAATTCAGAAGAcaaacgacaacaacaagtGCGTCGACTGCAATGCGCCGAGTCCACAATGG GCCTCGCCCAAGCTTGGAATCTTCATGTGTCTGTCTTGCTCTGGTGTTCACCGCGGCCTTGGTGTCCACATCTCCTTCATTCGCAGCATAACCATGGACGCCTTCAAGGGCGCTGAGCTTGCGCGCATGGCTGCCGGTGGCAACAAACCTTTCCAAGACTTCTTCAACGCGCACCCGTCGAACACGAAAGACAACAGAACGTTTGAGGCTTCGTCCATACAAGAGCGGTACGATTCGGAGGCTGGCGACGAGTGGAAGGAGAGGTTGAGTTGCAAGGTCGAGGACAGGGAGTTTGACAAGAGCAATCTACCCAAACGACTGCCGAAGAAGGAGAACGCTAGCACTGGTGGCCCGTTGAGCGGTCACGCCAGCGCAGCTGGGAGTAGAAGTCAAACACCACTCGGCAAGACACGCAGTAACGACTCCGGATTCCAACGCTCTGGATCGCCAGCTATTGGCACCAATGCCATGTCATCACAGAAGTCGAAGAACGAGGCTTATTTCTCGCGTATGGGAGCCGAGAACGCAAACAGGAGAGACGACGTAGCGCCTAACCAGGGTGGAAAATACGCCGGGTTTGGCAGCGAGCCGGAAGCTTGGAAGAACAACGACGAGCCAGGTGCGCCGCCTGAGATCGCCGACTTTCAGAAAGATCCTGTTGCAGCACTCACAAAGGGCTTCGGTTGGCTAGGCGCGAGTGTGAGTAAGGTGGGCAAGACCGGATATGAGGGCTGGGTCAAGCCCGGCATGCAGAAG CTTGCCGAAGCAGATATTGCCTCTCAGGCCCAGAAGACCGCTGGCTTGATGGGCCAGACCATCCAGGCCTCCGCCGCAAACGCTGGCACTGCGTTTAACCGCCTCGTTGAGGGCGAATCCTCAGGTACTACACGTCGTGGCGTCGAGCCAGCGAAGAAAGACTTCTGGGACGATTTTGGTGCGGCGCCCAAGGGCCCCAGCAGCGACAAGCGAGACTTCTGGGATGAGTTTGCGGGCGCTGGTGAAGCCAGGACAGATGCTACAACTGGCTTAGGGCAGAAACCAAAGCCGTCAGGCATTGGCACCAGCGCAATGAAGAAGAGCAGTGCTTCAGGGCCAGCAGCTGGTAAGAAAGACGACAAGTGGGAGGACTGGTAG
- a CDS encoding Mitochondrial GTPase 1: MSFIARHAFPPIPSLPRSYFLGHHKSGLSKMKQLLTSIDLVIECRDYRVPLTSRNPLFEKALEGKERIIVYTKRDLGGGPREQKNEQLICGWHKGNTVLFVRNGEEEKESRKATGKVLEVLREHAEKRWKLVGHRVMVVGMPNVGKSTLLNALRGLGLGKGKVARTGAQPGVTRKVGSGVKIIPSEDDVSQGKGERGVGGGVYLLDTPGVFIPYVPDAEAMMKLALCGSVKDTIIPPVMLADYLLFHMNLVDARLYAEYAPGPTNDIVELLELMARKTGRLGKGGKVDHEATSLWMMQKWRRGELGRFGLDKIDEESLIKARQDEEGATPSMNQARKVERERRRARNMARGEN, translated from the coding sequence ATGTCCTTCATCGCTCGCCATGCCTTCCCACCCATCCCGTCGCTTCCGCGCTCGTACTTTCTGGGTCACCACAAATCCGGGCTCTCTAAGATGAAGCAGCTGCTCACGTCCATCGACCTTGTGATTGAATGTCGAGACTACCGGGTGCCGCTCACCTCGCGCAACCCGCTCTTCGAGAAGGCGCTTGAGGGTAAAGAGCGCATCATTGTCTACACGAAACGAGACTTGGGCGGCGGGCCGCGCGAGCAGAAGAACGAGCAGCTGATCTGCGGGTGGCATAAAGGGAACACGGTCTTGTTTGTGCGCAATGgcgaggaagagaaggagagcaGGAAGGCAACGGGCAAGGTGCTCGAAGTACTCCGGGAGCACGCCGAGAAGCGGTGGAAGCTGGTCGGGCACCGAGTCATGGTCGTGGGCATGCCCAATGTTGGCAAATCCACGCTCCTCAATGCTCTCCGCGGCCTTGGACTGGGCAAGGGCAAAGTCGCTCGAACGGGCGCACAACCGGGCGTGACGCGCAAGGTTGGGAGCGGGGTGAAGATCATACCGTCGGAAGACGACGTGTCTCAGGGGAAAGGCGAGCGCGGCGTAGGCGGCGGCGTTTACCTGCTGGACACGCCCGGTGTCTTCATCCCGTACGTGCCCGACGCCGAAGCGATGATGAAACTGGCTCTCTGCGGCAGCGTCAAGGACACCATCATCCCGCCCGTCATGCTGGCCGATTACCTGCTCTTCCACATGAATCTCGTCGACGCCAGGCTGTACGCTGAATACGCGCCGGGCCCGACCAACGACATTGTGGAGCTGCTGGAGCTGATGGCGCGCAAGACGGGCAGGCTGGGCAAAGGCGGCAAGGTCGACCATGAAGCGACGAGTCTGTGGATGATGCAGAAGTGGCGGCGGGGCGAGCTGGGCCGCTTTGGCTTGGACAAGATCGATGAGGAGTCGCTGATCAAGGCTAGGCAGGATGAAGAGGGGGCTACGCCGAGTATGAACCAGGCGCGCAAGGTGGAGCGGGAGAGGCGGCGGGCGAGGAACATGGCGAGAGGCGAGAATTGA
- a CDS encoding Pre-mRNA-splicing factor ini1 — MSRHHPDLVMCRKQSGISIGRLCDKCDGKCPVCDSYVRPTTLARICDECSFGNYQNKCVVCGGEGISDAFYCFECTRLEKDRDGCPKIINLGSSRTDLFYQKKNFRNH; from the exons ATGTCGCGCCATCATCC CGATCTCGTAATGTGCCGCAAGCAATCCGGCATCTCCATCGGCCGCCTCTGCGACAAGTGCGACGGCAAATGCCCCGTCTGCGACTCGTACGTGCGCCCCACCACCCTCGCGCGCATCTGCGACGAGTGCTCCTTTGGCAACTACCAGAACAAATGCGTCGTCTGCGGCGGCGAGGGCATCTCAGACGCCTTCTACTGCTTCGAGTGTACGCGCCTGGAGAAGGACCGGGATGGCTGTCCTAAGATTATCAATCTCGGCAGTTCGAGGACCGATCTGTTCTACCAGAAGAAGAATTTCAGGAACCACTAG
- a CDS encoding L-iditol 2-dehydrogenase, which translates to MAPSALADIYPIPARHYPKSSTVVASVLHGPRDLRLETRSIPEPSPGELQIAIKATGLCGSDVSYYNKFRNGDLQAVQPLSLGHESAGIVVSIGPGVQGFSVGERVALEVGVPCDNCRSCQRGRYNLCPSMRFRSSAKSVPHFQGTLQERINHPAKWCHKLPSHVSLESAALLEPLSVAIHATRRATVEQGDTAIVFGAGTVGLLTAAMAKMSGATTVVIVDVDHGRIEYALANKFAHKGYVVPSRRHAGEASGQFEPAKELAEDVMQVASLNDVDFEGADVTFDCTGKEICMQAGLFATRPGGKLIMVGMGTPVQTLPMSASHLKEVDIIGIFRYANTYATGIKIISSGVLPSLDRMITHRFKGLAAVKEAFDLAGKTTDQDGNLVLKVLVET; encoded by the exons ATGGCACCATCGGCATTAGCAGACATTTACCCAATCCCAGCGAGGCACTATCCAAAGTCATCCACTGTGGTAGCAAGTGTTCTGCATGGACCACGGGATCTAAGGCTG GAAACTCGGTCGATACCAGAACCTAGCCCTGGTGAGCTTCAGATTGCAATCAAAGCCACCGGCTTGTGCGGTAGTGATGTGTCGTATTACAACAAATTCCGCAATGGCGATCTGCAGGCCGTTCAGCCATTGAGTCTGGGCCATGAATCGGCTGGTATAGTAGTGTCTATCGGGCCTGGCGTACAGGGCTTTTCAGTTGGCGAACGAGTAGCATTGGAGGTCGGTGTGCCTTGTGATAACTGTCGGTCATGTCAGAGGGGGCGATACAATCTGTGCCCATCAATGCGCTTCAGAAGCAGCGCGAAGTCCGTGCCTCACTTCCAGGGTACGCTCCAGGAACGCATAAACCACCCAGCGAAGTGGTGCCATAA ACTCCCTTCGCACGTTTCTCTCGAATCAGCGGCACTGCTCGAGCCTTTGTCTGTGGCTATTCATGCAACACGACGAGCTACTGTTGAGCAGGGTGATACAGCCATCGTCTTCGGTGCGGGCACTGTCGGGCTGCTAACCGCTGCCATGGCAAAGATGTCGGGCGCGACGACGGTCGTTATCGTAGATGTTGACCATGGTCGGATAGAGTATGCACTGGCGAACAAATTCGCGCACAAAGGATATGTTGTTCCCTCACGCAGGCACGCAGGTGAGGCTTCAGGCCAGTTCGAGCCCGCAAAGGAGCTTGCCGAAGACGTGATGCAGGTTGCATCCCTGAATGATGTCGACTTCGAAGGAGCGGACGTGACGTTTGATTGTACCGGGAAGGAGATATGCATGCAGGCAGGCCTCTTC GCGACAAGACCCGGTGGCAAGCTGATCATGGTCGGTATGGGAACTCCCGTACAAACTCTCCCTATGTCTGCATCCCATCTGAAAGAAGTCGACATCATCGGTATTTTTCGATACGCGAACACGTACGCAACCGGAATAAAAATCATCTCGTCAGGTGTCCTTCCCAGTCTTGATAGAATGATTACCCACCGGTTCAAGGGTCTGGCTGCGGTTAAGGAAGCCTTTGATCTTGCTGGCAAGACGACCGATCAGGACGGCAACCTTGTATTGAAAGTCCTCGTTGAAACATGA
- a CDS encoding L-iditol 2-dehydrogenase: MAPSALADIYPIPARHYPKSSTVVASVLHGPRDLRLETRSIPEPSPGELQIAIKATGLCGSDVSYYNKFRNGDLQAVQPLSLGHESAGIVVSIGPGVQGFSVGERVALEVGVPCDNCRSCQRGRYNLCPSMRFRSSAKSVPHFQGTLQERINHPAKWCHKLPSHVSLESAALLEPLSVAIHATRRATVEQGDTAIVFGAGTVGLLTAAMAKMSGATTVVIVDVDHGRIEYALANKFAHKGYVVPSRRHAGEASGQFEPAKELAEDVMQVASLNDVDFEGADVTFDCTGKEICMQAGLFGLAAVKEAFDLAGKTTDQDGNLVLKVLVET, from the exons ATGGCACCATCGGCATTAGCAGACATTTACCCAATCCCAGCGAGGCACTATCCAAAGTCATCCACTGTGGTAGCAAGTGTTCTGCATGGACCACGGGATCTAAGGCTG GAAACTCGGTCGATACCAGAACCTAGCCCTGGTGAGCTTCAGATTGCAATCAAAGCCACCGGCTTGTGCGGTAGTGATGTGTCGTATTACAACAAATTCCGCAATGGCGATCTGCAGGCCGTTCAGCCATTGAGTCTGGGCCATGAATCGGCTGGTATAGTAGTGTCTATCGGGCCTGGCGTACAGGGCTTTTCAGTTGGCGAACGAGTAGCATTGGAGGTCGGTGTGCCTTGTGATAACTGTCGGTCATGTCAGAGGGGGCGATACAATCTGTGCCCATCAATGCGCTTCAGAAGCAGCGCGAAGTCCGTGCCTCACTTCCAGGGTACGCTCCAGGAACGCATAAACCACCCAGCGAAGTGGTGCCATAA ACTCCCTTCGCACGTTTCTCTCGAATCAGCGGCACTGCTCGAGCCTTTGTCTGTGGCTATTCATGCAACACGACGAGCTACTGTTGAGCAGGGTGATACAGCCATCGTCTTCGGTGCGGGCACTGTCGGGCTGCTAACCGCTGCCATGGCAAAGATGTCGGGCGCGACGACGGTCGTTATCGTAGATGTTGACCATGGTCGGATAGAGTATGCACTGGCGAACAAATTCGCGCACAAAGGATATGTTGTTCCCTCACGCAGGCACGCAGGTGAGGCTTCAGGCCAGTTCGAGCCCGCAAAGGAGCTTGCCGAAGACGTGATGCAGGTTGCATCCCTGAATGATGTCGACTTCGAAGGAGCGGACGTGACGTTTGATTGTACCGGGAAGGAGATATGCATGCAGGCAGGCCTCTTC GGTCTGGCTGCGGTTAAGGAAGCCTTTGATCTTGCTGGCAAGACGACCGATCAGGACGGCAACCTTGTATTGAAAGTCCTCGTTGAAACATGA
- a CDS encoding L-iditol 2-dehydrogenase — translation MAPSALADIYPIPARHYPKSSTVVASVLHGPRDLRLETRSIPEPSPGELQIAIKATGLCGSDVSYYNKFRNGDLQAVQPLSLGHESAGIVVSIGPGVQGFSVGERVALEVGVPCDNCRSCQRGRYNLCPSMRFRSSAKSVPHFQGTLQERINHPAKWCHKLPSHVSLESAALLEPLSVAIHATRRATVEQGDTAIVFGAGTVGLLTAAMAKMSGATTVVIVDVDHGRIEYALANKFAHKGYVVPSRRHAGEASGQFEPAKELAEDVMQVASLNDVDFEGADVTFDCTGKEICMQAGLFVSDCRVVCMSASNIEQGDKTRWQADHGRYGNSRTNSPYVCIPSERSRHHRYFSIREHVRNRNKNHLVRCPSQS, via the exons ATGGCACCATCGGCATTAGCAGACATTTACCCAATCCCAGCGAGGCACTATCCAAAGTCATCCACTGTGGTAGCAAGTGTTCTGCATGGACCACGGGATCTAAGGCTG GAAACTCGGTCGATACCAGAACCTAGCCCTGGTGAGCTTCAGATTGCAATCAAAGCCACCGGCTTGTGCGGTAGTGATGTGTCGTATTACAACAAATTCCGCAATGGCGATCTGCAGGCCGTTCAGCCATTGAGTCTGGGCCATGAATCGGCTGGTATAGTAGTGTCTATCGGGCCTGGCGTACAGGGCTTTTCAGTTGGCGAACGAGTAGCATTGGAGGTCGGTGTGCCTTGTGATAACTGTCGGTCATGTCAGAGGGGGCGATACAATCTGTGCCCATCAATGCGCTTCAGAAGCAGCGCGAAGTCCGTGCCTCACTTCCAGGGTACGCTCCAGGAACGCATAAACCACCCAGCGAAGTGGTGCCATAA ACTCCCTTCGCACGTTTCTCTCGAATCAGCGGCACTGCTCGAGCCTTTGTCTGTGGCTATTCATGCAACACGACGAGCTACTGTTGAGCAGGGTGATACAGCCATCGTCTTCGGTGCGGGCACTGTCGGGCTGCTAACCGCTGCCATGGCAAAGATGTCGGGCGCGACGACGGTCGTTATCGTAGATGTTGACCATGGTCGGATAGAGTATGCACTGGCGAACAAATTCGCGCACAAAGGATATGTTGTTCCCTCACGCAGGCACGCAGGTGAGGCTTCAGGCCAGTTCGAGCCCGCAAAGGAGCTTGCCGAAGACGTGATGCAGGTTGCATCCCTGAATGATGTCGACTTCGAAGGAGCGGACGTGACGTTTGATTGTACCGGGAAGGAGATATGCATGCAGGCAGGCCTCTTCGTAAGTGACTGCCGAGTTGTTTGCATGTCAGCATCTAACATTGAACAAGGCGACAAGACCCGGTGGCAAGCTGATCATGGTCGGTATGGGAACTCCCGTACAAACTCTCCCTATGTCTGCATCCCATCTGAAAGAAGTCGACATCATCGGTATTTTTCGATACGCGAACACGTACGCAACCGGAATAAAAATCATCTCGTCAGGTGTCCTTCCCAGTCTTGA
- a CDS encoding DNA-directed DNA polymerase: protein MEAASLSPTSTVSALGLDLSSIPPIAILSAHLKVDEETKLKETLRQFEAPLTTDVSRAQIFIGKVATKRRAEFELRSRKLTVEESVAQKRPASPVRRHGYANKRRKISGGSLMLDGTNDDDSATEDEAVDNSLIEDEVPTKELQGSRLDSDPAQPPSLFENATKQDIVWVIRIGWLEDCVRAGHLLPLKDNLVYTGRVRERPKSANQKPRKLVSSKLAKEAPVSQTLLATRPKDERDLLDRAKADAAGRPQKPHYESRRVGPGQGSRRFEGKSYASTMQPNKPTFASATAHLLQQTTSEYEGVDSDIPQPPEWVIKGIKYSCQRFTPANGPNEDFLDQLKKIRTARTLIDDEIGVRAYSTIIASIAAYPYKLSHPRELAQLPGCDEKTAVLFVEWKNTGRIQAVEDYENDKVMKVLRSFHDIWGVGAKTARNFYYNHNWSELDDIIEFGWNDLDRVQQIGVKYYDEFLDPIPRPEVEQIADVVREHAVKLRDERITVTIVGGYRRGKQACGDVDMIVSHPDLEATAGLVREMVDSLESDGWITHTLTMSLTNTLRGQHPLPFRSTKGRGVGFDTLDKALVVWQDPTWPTREQDLEENPKAKNPNIHRRVDMIIAPWRTVGCAVMGWSGGTTFQRDLRRYAKAARGWKFDSSGIRSRTNGEPVLLEGESGVEGTPEDAEKRVFEGLGLGYVPPEYRATQ from the coding sequence ATGGAAGCAGCATCACTCTCACCGACTTCTACCGTATCGGCTCTTGGCCTCGATCTGAGCAGCATACCACCGATTGCCATCCTGTCTGCGCACTTGAAGGTCGATGAGGAGACGAAACTGAAAGAAACCCTACGCCAATTTGAGGCACCGTTGACTACAGATGTATCGAGAGCCCAGATTTTCATTGGAAAGGTGGCGACCAAGAGAAGGGCAGAGTTCGAACTTCGGTCTCGGAAGCTCACAGTCGAAGAGAGCGTCGCACAGAAACGGCCTGCCAGTCCGGTGAGGAGGCATGGTTACGCGAACAAAAGACGAAAAATCTCCGGAGGGTCCCTGATGTTGGACGGGACGAATGATGATGACTCTGCTACCGAGGACGAGGCCGTTGATAATTCCTTAATCGAAGATGAGGTGCCGACCAAGGAGCTCCAAGggtctagactagactcaGATCCGGCACAGCCTCCGTCTCTCTTCGAAAATGCTACCAAACAAGATATCGTCTGGGTGATACGAATAGGTTGGCTGGAGGACTGCGTGCGAGCTGGCCATCTACTACCTCTCAAAGACAACCTTGTATACACCGGTCGAGTTCGCGAACGTCCCAAGTCGGCAAACCAAAAGCCTAGAAAACTCGTTTCCTCGAAATTAGCAAAAGAGGCACCTGTCTCGCAAACCTTACTGGCAACTCGTCCCAAGGACGAACGTGACCTTCTGGATAGGGCAAAGGCAGATGCAGCTGGAAGGCCTCAAAAGCCACACTATGAATCTCGTCGAGTAGGACCTGGCCAAGGCTCTCGTCGATTCGAGGGGAAAAGTTATGCGTCTACTATGCAACCGAACAAACCGACTTTTGCTTCAGCAACTGCGCACTTACTGCAACAAACTACAAGTGAGTACGAGGGCGTCGACAGTGACATACCTCAGCCACCGGAGTGGGTCATAAAAGGTATCAAGTATTCATGCCAACGCTTCACACCTGCGAATGGACCCAACGAAGACTTTCTCGACCAACTGAAGAAGATAAGAACAGCAAGGACCCTCATTGATGATGAGATTGGCGTTCGTGCGTATTCCACCATCATCGCGTCTATCGCGGCCTACCCCTACAAGCTTAGCCACCCCCGTGAGTTAGCGCAACTACCAGGATGCGATGAGAAGACAGCCGTTTTGTTTGTGGAATGGAAGAATACTGGCAGAATCCAAGCGGTGGAAGACTACGAAAACGACAAAGTGATGAAAGTCCTGCGTTCGTTCCATGACATTTGGGGCGTTGGGGCGAAGACTGCGCGCAACTTTTACTATAACCACAATTGGAGCGAGCTGGATGATATCATCGAGTTTGGGTGGAACGATCTGGATCGGGTGCAGCAGATTGGCGTCAAGTACTACGATGAGTTCTTAGACCCGATTCCACGACCTGAGGTCGAGCAAATTGCAGATGTTGTTCGCGAGCATGCTGTCAAGCTACGAGACGAACGTATTACGGTGACTATAGTCGGTGGCTATCGACGCGGCAAACAGGCTTGCGGTGATGTAGACATGATTGTCTCCCATCCAGACCTAGAGGCCACTGCCGGCCTCGTGAGAGAAATGGTCGACTCGTTGGAGTCGGATGGATGGATCACGCACACATTGACTATGAGCCTGACCAACACCCTCAGAGGTCAGCACCCTCTTCCCTTCCGTTCCACCAAAGGGCGCGGCGTAGGTTTTGACACGCTCGACAAAGCGCTTGTCGTGTGGCAAGACCCCACCTGGCCAACGCGCGAGCAAGATCTGGAGGAGAACCCGAAGGCGAAGAATCCAAACATCCATCGCAGAGTGGACATGATCATCGCCCCGTGGCGGACTGTTGGCTGTGCAGTCATGGGCTGGAGCGGCGGCACCACGTTCCAGCGAGATCTCAGGCGGTATGCAAAGGCGGCCAGAGGGTGGAAGTTCGATAGTAGCGGTATTCGCAGTCGAACCAACGGCGAACCCGTACTGCTCGAGGGAGAGAGCGGTGTGGAGGGAACGCCAGAAGATGCCGAGAAGAGGGTGTTTGAGGGTCTGGGGTTGGGATACGTACCGCCTGAGTACAGAGCCACGCAGTAA
- a CDS encoding 3'-5'-exoribonuclease, producing the protein MPREAEISVNEREFIKQALQEQIRLDGRAFDAFRALELTFGDEYGVADVQLGKTRVVARISVDVVTPAPERKFDGVFQIVTEFSPMASPAFEIGRPTDAEVILSRILEKAIRRSNALDTESLCIIAGQKCFALRADVHIIDHDGGLIDASCIAVMAALQHFRRPDVQVEGEKAIILSVREREPIPLSILHQPLCVTFSYFEEGEIYLVDANVAEEQVRQGQVIITMNKHGEICQIAKYGGATVNPLALLNCTNIALEKVKQMSKFIQQKLDADNKKRNPKGLLSELSAENARENAAIPG; encoded by the exons ATGCCCCGAGAAGCTGAAATCTCCGTCAACGAGCGCGAGTTCATCAAGCAGGCGCTGCAGGAGCAGATTCGCCTCGATGGCCGCGCGTTCGATGCATTCCGCGCCTTGGAGCTTACCTTTGGAGACGAATATGGTGTCGCGGACGTGCAGCTGGGCAAGACGAG AGTGGTTGCGCGAATCTCAGTCGATGTAGTCACCCCAGCGCCGGAGCGCAAGTTCGACGGCGTCTTCCAGATTGTCACAGAGTTCTCGCCCATGGCCTCGCCTGCCTTTGAGATTGGCCGGCCTACAGATGCCGAAGTCATTCTCTCGCGCATTCTCGAAAAGGCGATTCGCCGCTCCAACGCCCTCGACACCGAGTCGCTGTGCATCATTGCTGGACAGAAGTGCTTTGCTCTCCGCGCCGACGTGCACATCATCGACCATGATGGCGGACTGATCGACGCTTCGTGTATCGCTGTCATGGCCGCGCTGCAGCACTTCAGGCGACCTGACGTCCAGGTCGAGGGCGAGAAGGCCATCATCTTGAGCGTCCGCGAGCGCGAACCCATACCGCTGTCAATTCTGCACCAGCCGCTGTGCGTCACCTTTTCCTACTTTGAGGAAGGCGAGATCTATTTGGTCGATGCCAATGTAGCCGAGGAGCAGGTCCGCCAGGGCCAAGTCATCATCACCATGAACAAGCACGGCGAAATCTGCCAGATTGCAAAGTATGGCGGTGCCACCGTAAACCCATTGGCCCTTTTAAACTGCACCAACATCGCGTTGGAGAAGGTCAAGCAGATGAGCAAGTTCATCCAGCAGAAGCTTGACGCGGACAACAAGAAGAGGAATCCAAAGGGCTTGCTGAGTGAGCTGAGCGCTGAGAACGCCAGAGAGAATGCTGCGATTCCAGGATGA
- a CDS encoding complexed with cef1p: MTTAHRPTFDPARGKEAQRGPAYHQRLLPAHTTLKHRQAGQGGDADNHQRDLRAELLEAEARHYAKKNGTYVEPEAAADPSSAPKRQIDAVAADDGDEDEADAKRRRIEMLEKYRDVDADDSSEEGESSEEDDDDDEEEEDESDALMRELEKIKKERAEAKAKEERERAVEEEEQREIDVARGNPLLNAKDFTMKRRWDDDVVFKNQARGTEDRNKKKEFINDMLRSDFHKKFMSKYVR; the protein is encoded by the exons ATGACGACCGCCCACAGACCCACGTTCGATCCCGCACGCGGCAAAGAAGCCCAGCGCGGACCCGCCTACCACCAGCGTCTCCTGCCCGCACACACGACACTCAAGCACAGACAGGCAGGCCAGGGCGGAGATGCCGACAACCACCAGCGCGACCTGCGCGCCGAACTGCTGGAAGCCGAGGCCCGTCACTACGCGAAGAAGAACGGCACGTACGTCGAGCCCGAGGCGGCCGCAGATCCCAGCAGCGCCCCAAAGCGACAGATCGATGCGGTAGCAGCAGACGACggcgacgaagacgaagcgGATGCAAAGCGGCGGCGGATAGAAATGCTCGAGAAGTACAGGGACGTGGACGCCGATGACAGCAGTGAAGAAGGCGAGAGCAGTGAAGAAGA tgacgacgacgacgaagaagaagaagacgagtCTGATGCGCTCATGCGCGAACTGGAAAAGATCAAGAAAGAGCGCGCCGAAGCCAAAGCCAAGGAAGAGAGAGAGCGCGCCGTTGAGGAGGAAGAGCAACGCGAGATTGACGTTGCGCGCGGTAATCCGTTACTCAACGCAAAAGACTTCACCATGAAGCGCCGGTGGGATGACGATGTCGTCTTCAAGAACCAGGCGCGAGGCACCGAGGACAggaacaagaagaaggagttcATCAACGACATGCTGCGCTCCGACTTCCACAAGAAGTTCATG TCCAAGTACGTACGATGA